In Eriocheir sinensis breed Jianghai 21 chromosome 52, ASM2467909v1, whole genome shotgun sequence, one genomic interval encodes:
- the LOC126983052 gene encoding histone-lysine N-methyltransferase Suv4-20-like isoform X1, which produces MVVAQGGRLMRGGGVASTGCGMTPRELSDYDDLATSLVLDQYLGFVTHKMNIRYRPLRGNKDHLLTIIEDFIQHQDYEKAFKQLVSGDWMPWTFFITKNKTLQATFKEHVFRYLRVFDKDSGFVVKACYRYSMEGCVGAKICATKKWYKNEQIGFLVGCIAELSEEEEAQLLHPGKNDFSVMYSCRKNCAQLWLGPAAFINHDCRANCKLTATGRGTACVKVLRDIEEGEEITCFYGEDFFGDNNSYCECVTCERRGTGAFANKKNGDDAEKGYRLRETDLRLRISRQRLRNQQKGEGMGKGKSEVAVSLKVDGSDNKLKVNNMSGKMNGDIVRRELRTRGGSRDSEKSDASAECGGGSGPQTHIKRSGPEDLTLMNGLYPKAKNRRTSSDSAQENIDISNGDCDEPVKAHTDKFGKATSAKGRPQTRSCVVALGSAVKDGSDVATSKAEQSDHCLDPKGIKLRSRRQLSTAMTEVGNTRNLRGHHNRSGMKDDTEFFTEVVGREEGEAAEGGEPARVSGSEAEEGGSREAAAAAAREVVVRDTAPSSNCFVDLSRVKLTGCMQVDVLGEPAVATVAVPHQDHGTTSPNLQCSGRPPLRRLRRPPGEKCDNSSLGYLSVGSNCSRNVITNNNNNSLDKLMSSSSSVEQSLPSSQLPQQSISDKKELDNSLMPHSKKTRHSKCKQTALKDSLVVAAAECQSSPTSLEATNLSPAKDVYEFEEEDDSASPGSLRVSKLAAGRWGRSAPQCESPPHPLAGYTPSSPSTAMVTPEKSGRCGVKLRLRMKRSPVLDEVIEVGSHLSDSVGGGGMTYEPEYEVLTVEGITSQDYEDHHHQSHHSHNHHHRRHRKKHHREHRRRSDSSESESTDGDGSSAAAAAAATPRPTMKRLRLILGNETHTITIPGTHLDGNLGLSLAKAVSLGLVFVICLSRATALLGHCIV; this is translated from the exons ATGGTGGTGGCTCAGGGTGGGAGGCTGATGAGGGGGGGCGGAGTCGCCAGCACAGGGTGTGGCATGACCCCCCGCGAGCTCTCTGACTATGATGACCTGGCCACCTCCCTTGTCCTGGACCAGTACCTGGGCTTTGTCACCCATAAGATGAACATCAG GTACCGACCACTACGGGGCAACAAGGACCACCTACTCACCATCATCGAGGACTTTATTCAGCACCAGGACTATGAGAAGGCGTTCAAGCAGCTCGTCTCGGGGGACTGGATGCCGTGGACCTTCTTCATCACTAAGAACAAAACATTACAGGCAACATTTAAG GAACATGTGTTTCGATACCTGCGCGTCTTTGATAAGGATAGTGGCTTCGTCGTTAAAGCATGTTACCGGTACTCCATGGAGGGCTGCGTGGGGGCCAAGATCTGCGCCACTAAGAAGTG GTACAAGAATGAGCAGATTGGGTTCCTAGTTGGCTGCATTGCTGAactcagcgaggaggaggaggcccagcTGTTACATCCTGGCAAGAATGACTTCTCGGTGATGTACTCTTGCAGGAAAAACTGTGCACAGCTGTGGCTTGGCCCTGCAGCGTTCATTAACCATGACTGCCGTGCCAACTGCAAG CTTACTGCTACTGGACGTGGAACTGCATGCGTTAAGGTCCTTCGAGAcattgaggaaggggaagaaatcaCTTGCTTCTATGGGGAAGATTTCTTCGGAGACAACAACTCTTACTGTGAATGTGTCACCTGTGAAAG GCGAGGAACAGGTGCCTTTGCCAACAAGAAGAATGGAGACGATGCAGAGAAAGGCTACCGGCTGAGGGAGACTGATCTGAGGCTAAGGATAAGCCGCCAGAGGTTACGCAACCAacagaaaggagagggaatggggaaggggaaaagtgAGGTGGCTGTCAGTCTGAAAGTGGACGGAAGTGATAACAAATTAAAAGTGAATAATATGTCTGGCAAAATGAATGGTGACATTGTGCGGCGCGAGTTGAGGACTAGAGGAGGATCTCGGGACTCTGAAAAGTCTGATGCCAGCGCAGAGTGTGGCGGTGGCAGTGGGCCACAGACACACATTAAGCGTTCTGGGCCTGAGGACCTCACCCTCATGAATGGCCTATACCCCAAGGCCAAGAATAGGAGAACAAGTTCAGACAGCGCTCAGGAAAACATTGACATTTCAAATGGAGACTGTGATGAACCTGTTAAAGCACACACGGATAAGTTTGGGAAGGCGACCTCAGCGAAGGGTCGGCCACAGACCAGGAGTTGTGTGGTTGCCCTGGGGAGTGCAGTGAAGGATGGAAGTGATGTGGCCACCAGCAAGGCTGAGCAAAGTGACCATTGCTTGGACCCCAAAGGGATCAAGCTGCGTAGTCGCCGCCAGCTGTCTACTGCCATGACAGAAGTGGGCAACACTCGTAACCTGAGAGGCCACCACAACCGTTCTGGAATGAAGGATGACACGGAGTTTTTTACAGAGGtggtgggaagagaggaaggggaggcagcaGAGGGAGGAGAGCCAGCGAGGGTCTCAGGGAGTGAAGCAGAGGAGGGTGGCAGCAGGGAGGCAGCAGCTGCAGCAGCAAGGGAGGTAGTAGTGAGGGACACAGCGCCAAGCTCAAACTGCTTTGTAGATCTCAGCCGCGTAAAACTGACGGGATGCATGCAAGTAGACGTGCTCGGGGAACCAGCAGTGGCAACGGTTGCAGTGCCACACCAGGACCATGGCACCACCAGCCCGAACCTCCAGTGTTCTGGGCGCCCCCCCCTCCGCAGGTTACGGCGGCCCCCTGGTGAAAAATGTGATAACTCTAGTTTAGGTTACCTTAGTGTAGGAAGTAACTGTTCTAGGAATGTAATtaccaataataacaacaattctTTGGACAAGTTAATGTCGTCTTCATCATCAGTTGAACAGTCACTGCCAAGTTCTCAGTTACCTCAGCAGTCTATTAGTGATAAAAAGGAGTTAGATAATAGCTTGATGCCTCACAGTAAGAAAACTAGGCATTCCAAGTGCAAACAGACAGCTTTAAAAGACAGTttagtagtggcagcagcagaGTGTCAATCCAGCCCAACCAGCCTCGAGGCCACCAATCTGTCTCCGGCCAAGGATGTGTacgagtttgaggaggaggacgactctGCCTCCCCTGGGTCCTTGCGGGTGAGTAAGCTGGCAGCAGGGCGATGGGGGAGGAGTGCCCCTCAGTGTGAATCCCCACCTCACCCACTGGCTGGGTacaccccctcctcaccctctacAGCCATGGTCACTCCAGAAAAGAGTGGTCGGTGTGGTGTCAAGCTGAGGTTGCGTATGAAACGCTCGCCGGTGTTAGATGAGGTCATAGAGGTTGGGTCACACCTCTCAGATTCTGTAGGGGGAGGTGGGATGACCTATGAGCCAGAGTATGAGGTACTGACGGTGGAGGGCATCACCAGCCAGGACTacgaggaccaccaccaccaaagccaccacagtcacaaccaccaccaccgccgccaccgcaagAAGCACCACAGGGAGCATCGCCGACGCTCTGATTCCTCTGAGAGTGAAAGCACCGATGGGGATGGGTCGTCTGCTGCTGCGGCCGCTGCTGCCACCCCAAGGCCAACCATGAAGCGACTGCGGTTGATTCTTGGCAACGAAACCCACACTATCACAATCCCCGGCACACACCTGGATGGGAA CCTTGGATTGTCTTTGGCCAAGGCAGTAAGCTTAGGACTGGTCTTCGTCATATGCCTCTCTAGGGCCACGGCACTGTTGGGCCATTGCATCGTGTAA
- the LOC126983051 gene encoding beclin-1-like protein codes for MDPRITVNFTCQRCLNPIQLEPAFSHLNEHTLAELALPIYCGEEVVFDPAEIDKLVPPLQLTDSGPHHHGFTLVGESGDTEKTQPLKVATGLFDLVSSNSDLDHPLCEECTDALLDLMDTTLSRTQTQAQLCQQLLASLNDMPETDVSALERELENLEMEEKRLVEELADVEREQKGAQEVLKMHEEEKKRLEEEEERYWREYCTHRAQLTAMEDENRSLKNQVKYTQGQLERLRKTNIFNTTFHIWHSGHFGTINNLRLGRLPTVTVTWQEINAAWGQTVLLLASLARKIGLKFSKYRLVPFGNHSYIEVIGENKELPLYGSGGFKFLWDTKFDAGMSAFLECQAEFQQHVEAQGAQNACFCFPYRINKNFIEDRNSNNSLSIKMQFNSEEQWTKALKFLLTNLKWGLTWASTLFSITPGDTS; via the exons ATGGATCCACGCATAACAGTCAACTTCACATGTCAGCGTTGTCTCAACCCTATTCAGCTGGAGCCAGCCTTCTCACACCTCAATGAACACACTTTGGCCGAGTTGGCAT TGCCCATATACTGTGGCGAGGAAGTGGTGTTTGACCCAGCAGAAATAGACAAGCTGGTGCCTCCACTACAGTTGACGGACTCTGGGCCACACCACCATGGCTTTACATTGGTTGGAGAGTCAGGAGACACAGAAAAGACACAGCCTCTCAAG GTGGCAACTGGGCTCTTTGACCTGGTCAGCTCCAACAGTGACCTGGACCACCCCCTGTGTGAAGAATGCACTGATGCCCTGCTGGACCTGATGGACACCACACTCTCACGCACTCAGACACAGGCCCAGCTTTGCCAGCAGCTCCTTGCCTCCCTCAATGACATGCCAGAGACTGATGTTTCTGCCCTTGAGAGGGAGTTGGAAAAT ttggagatggaagagaagcgGCTGGTGGAGGAGCTGGCAGATGTGGAGAGGGAGCAGAAGGGAGCTCAAGAAGTACTCAAGAtgcatgaagaagagaaaaaaaggctggaggaggaagaggaaaggtactGGCGGGAGTACTGCACTCACAGAGCTCAACTCACAGCCATGGAGGATGAGAACAGGAG CCTGAAGAACCAGGTGAAGTACACGCAGGGCCAGCTGGAGCGGCTCAGGAAGACCAACATCTTCAACACCACCTTCCACATCTGGCATTCAGGACATTTTGGGACCATCAACAACCTTCGTCTCGGCCGACTGCCCACTGTCACTGTCACCTGGCAAGAGATCAATGCTGCATGGGGCCAGACTGTCCTCCTCTTGGCATCCCTTGCTCGAAAGATTGGACTAAAGTTTTCCAAGTACAGATTGGTGCCTTTTGGTAATCATTCTTACATCGAG GTAATTGGAGAGAACAAGGAGCTGCCTTTGTATGGGTCTGGAGGTTTCAAGTTCCTGTGGGACACCAAGTTTGATGCAGGAATGTCTGCATTCCTGGAGTGTCAGGCTGAATTCCAGCAACATGTGGAGGCTCAGGGGGCACAAAATGCCTGCTTCTGCTTTCCTTATCGCATCAACAAGAATTTTATTGAAGATCGGAACTCCAATAACTCCCTCTCCATCAA GATGCAGTTTAACAGTGAGGAGCAGTGGACTAAGGCGCTAAAGTTCCTGTTGACAAACCTCAAGTGGGGACTCACCTGGGCCTCCACCCTGTTCTCCATCACCCCAGGAGACACTAGCTAG
- the LOC126983052 gene encoding histone-lysine N-methyltransferase Suv4-20-like isoform X2 — protein MVVAQGGRLMRGGGVASTGCGMTPRELSDYDDLATSLVLDQYLGFVTHKMNIRYRPLRGNKDHLLTIIEDFIQHQDYEKAFKQLVSGDWMPWTFFITKNKTLQATFKEHVFRYLRVFDKDSGFVVKACYRYSMEGCVGAKICATKKWYKNEQIGFLVGCIAELSEEEEAQLLHPGKNDFSVMYSCRKNCAQLWLGPAAFINHDCRANCKLTATGRGTACVKVLRDIEEGEEITCFYGEDFFGDNNSYCECVTCERRGTGAFANKKNGDDAEKGYRLRETDLRLRISRQRLRNQQKGEGMGKGKSEVAVSLKVDGSDNKLKVNNMSGKMNGDIVRRELRTRGGSRDSEKSDASAECGGGSGPQTHIKRSGPEDLTLMNGLYPKAKNRRTSSDSAQENIDISNGDCDEPVKAHTDKFGKATSAKGRPQTRSCVVALGSAVKDGSDVATSKAEQSDHCLDPKGIKLRSRRQLSTAMTEVGNTRNLRGHHNRSGMKDDTEFFTEVVGREEGEAAEGGEPARVSGSEAEEGGSREAAAAAAREVVVRDTAPSSNCFVDLSRVKLTGCMQVDVLGEPAVATVAVPHQDHGTTSPNLQCSGRPPLRRLRRPPGEKCDNSSLGYLSVGSNCSRNVITNNNNNSLDKLMSSSSSVEQSLPSSQLPQQSISDKKELDNSLMPHSKKTRHSKCKQTALKDSLVVAAAECQSSPTSLEATNLSPAKDVYEFEEEDDSASPGSLRVSKLAAGRWGRSAPQCESPPHPLAGYTPSSPSTAMVTPEKSGRCGVKLRLRMKRSPVLDEVIEVGSHLSDSVGGGGMTYEPEYEVLTVEGITSQDYEDHHHQSHHSHNHHHRRHRKKHHREHRRRSDSSESESTDGDGSSAAAAAAATPRPTMKRLRLILGNETHTITIPGTHLDGK, from the exons ATGGTGGTGGCTCAGGGTGGGAGGCTGATGAGGGGGGGCGGAGTCGCCAGCACAGGGTGTGGCATGACCCCCCGCGAGCTCTCTGACTATGATGACCTGGCCACCTCCCTTGTCCTGGACCAGTACCTGGGCTTTGTCACCCATAAGATGAACATCAG GTACCGACCACTACGGGGCAACAAGGACCACCTACTCACCATCATCGAGGACTTTATTCAGCACCAGGACTATGAGAAGGCGTTCAAGCAGCTCGTCTCGGGGGACTGGATGCCGTGGACCTTCTTCATCACTAAGAACAAAACATTACAGGCAACATTTAAG GAACATGTGTTTCGATACCTGCGCGTCTTTGATAAGGATAGTGGCTTCGTCGTTAAAGCATGTTACCGGTACTCCATGGAGGGCTGCGTGGGGGCCAAGATCTGCGCCACTAAGAAGTG GTACAAGAATGAGCAGATTGGGTTCCTAGTTGGCTGCATTGCTGAactcagcgaggaggaggaggcccagcTGTTACATCCTGGCAAGAATGACTTCTCGGTGATGTACTCTTGCAGGAAAAACTGTGCACAGCTGTGGCTTGGCCCTGCAGCGTTCATTAACCATGACTGCCGTGCCAACTGCAAG CTTACTGCTACTGGACGTGGAACTGCATGCGTTAAGGTCCTTCGAGAcattgaggaaggggaagaaatcaCTTGCTTCTATGGGGAAGATTTCTTCGGAGACAACAACTCTTACTGTGAATGTGTCACCTGTGAAAG GCGAGGAACAGGTGCCTTTGCCAACAAGAAGAATGGAGACGATGCAGAGAAAGGCTACCGGCTGAGGGAGACTGATCTGAGGCTAAGGATAAGCCGCCAGAGGTTACGCAACCAacagaaaggagagggaatggggaaggggaaaagtgAGGTGGCTGTCAGTCTGAAAGTGGACGGAAGTGATAACAAATTAAAAGTGAATAATATGTCTGGCAAAATGAATGGTGACATTGTGCGGCGCGAGTTGAGGACTAGAGGAGGATCTCGGGACTCTGAAAAGTCTGATGCCAGCGCAGAGTGTGGCGGTGGCAGTGGGCCACAGACACACATTAAGCGTTCTGGGCCTGAGGACCTCACCCTCATGAATGGCCTATACCCCAAGGCCAAGAATAGGAGAACAAGTTCAGACAGCGCTCAGGAAAACATTGACATTTCAAATGGAGACTGTGATGAACCTGTTAAAGCACACACGGATAAGTTTGGGAAGGCGACCTCAGCGAAGGGTCGGCCACAGACCAGGAGTTGTGTGGTTGCCCTGGGGAGTGCAGTGAAGGATGGAAGTGATGTGGCCACCAGCAAGGCTGAGCAAAGTGACCATTGCTTGGACCCCAAAGGGATCAAGCTGCGTAGTCGCCGCCAGCTGTCTACTGCCATGACAGAAGTGGGCAACACTCGTAACCTGAGAGGCCACCACAACCGTTCTGGAATGAAGGATGACACGGAGTTTTTTACAGAGGtggtgggaagagaggaaggggaggcagcaGAGGGAGGAGAGCCAGCGAGGGTCTCAGGGAGTGAAGCAGAGGAGGGTGGCAGCAGGGAGGCAGCAGCTGCAGCAGCAAGGGAGGTAGTAGTGAGGGACACAGCGCCAAGCTCAAACTGCTTTGTAGATCTCAGCCGCGTAAAACTGACGGGATGCATGCAAGTAGACGTGCTCGGGGAACCAGCAGTGGCAACGGTTGCAGTGCCACACCAGGACCATGGCACCACCAGCCCGAACCTCCAGTGTTCTGGGCGCCCCCCCCTCCGCAGGTTACGGCGGCCCCCTGGTGAAAAATGTGATAACTCTAGTTTAGGTTACCTTAGTGTAGGAAGTAACTGTTCTAGGAATGTAATtaccaataataacaacaattctTTGGACAAGTTAATGTCGTCTTCATCATCAGTTGAACAGTCACTGCCAAGTTCTCAGTTACCTCAGCAGTCTATTAGTGATAAAAAGGAGTTAGATAATAGCTTGATGCCTCACAGTAAGAAAACTAGGCATTCCAAGTGCAAACAGACAGCTTTAAAAGACAGTttagtagtggcagcagcagaGTGTCAATCCAGCCCAACCAGCCTCGAGGCCACCAATCTGTCTCCGGCCAAGGATGTGTacgagtttgaggaggaggacgactctGCCTCCCCTGGGTCCTTGCGGGTGAGTAAGCTGGCAGCAGGGCGATGGGGGAGGAGTGCCCCTCAGTGTGAATCCCCACCTCACCCACTGGCTGGGTacaccccctcctcaccctctacAGCCATGGTCACTCCAGAAAAGAGTGGTCGGTGTGGTGTCAAGCTGAGGTTGCGTATGAAACGCTCGCCGGTGTTAGATGAGGTCATAGAGGTTGGGTCACACCTCTCAGATTCTGTAGGGGGAGGTGGGATGACCTATGAGCCAGAGTATGAGGTACTGACGGTGGAGGGCATCACCAGCCAGGACTacgaggaccaccaccaccaaagccaccacagtcacaaccaccaccaccgccgccaccgcaagAAGCACCACAGGGAGCATCGCCGACGCTCTGATTCCTCTGAGAGTGAAAGCACCGATGGGGATGGGTCGTCTGCTGCTGCGGCCGCTGCTGCCACCCCAAGGCCAACCATGAAGCGACTGCGGTTGATTCTTGGCAACGAAACCCACACTATCACAATCCCCGGCACACACCTGGATGGGAAGTGA